The following coding sequences lie in one Desulfobacterales bacterium genomic window:
- a CDS encoding molybdopterin-binding protein, which yields MLKKVKLKDAIGSKLAHDMTEIRPGEFKGAAFHKGHTVCNEDLCRLQKMGKNHLYVIDLEDDEIHEDQAAAILADALAGDGIVWKDEPREGKIKLLAEKDGLFSVDTAALAAFNMVDEVMCATLHNHTLVTKGQQVAATRAIPLIMKKAPIERAATIARQNGAVLTVKSLRKGKVGLVITGNEVYNGLIEDRFEPILAEKVKGLGSEVAAVAFAPDDADLIRDAIRSHLDRGCDVLLLSGGMSVDPDDVTRLGIRSAGAGEMHYGAAVLPGAMFLVAYVGDVPLLGVPACGLFHRITVLDLVLPRILAGEKIGKKELAFLGHGGLCRDCTECTYPHCPFGK from the coding sequence ATGCTGAAAAAAGTTAAACTAAAAGATGCAATAGGGAGCAAACTGGCTCACGATATGACCGAAATTCGCCCGGGTGAATTCAAAGGCGCTGCCTTTCATAAAGGGCATACGGTCTGCAACGAGGATTTGTGCCGGCTTCAAAAAATGGGCAAAAATCATCTCTATGTCATTGATTTGGAGGATGACGAAATCCATGAGGACCAGGCCGCCGCCATTTTGGCTGATGCCCTGGCAGGTGACGGCATTGTCTGGAAGGACGAGCCGCGGGAGGGCAAGATAAAACTGCTGGCCGAAAAAGACGGTCTATTTAGCGTTGATACGGCTGCTCTGGCGGCCTTTAATATGGTTGATGAGGTGATGTGCGCCACCCTCCACAATCACACCCTGGTCACAAAGGGGCAACAGGTCGCAGCCACCCGCGCCATTCCGCTGATCATGAAAAAAGCGCCCATCGAACGGGCGGCCACCATTGCCCGCCAGAATGGGGCTGTGCTGACCGTCAAGTCTCTACGCAAGGGCAAAGTTGGCCTGGTGATTACCGGTAATGAGGTTTACAACGGCCTGATCGAAGACCGCTTTGAGCCGATACTGGCTGAAAAGGTCAAGGGCCTGGGATCAGAGGTGGCTGCAGTGGCTTTTGCACCGGATGATGCCGACCTGATCCGTGATGCCATTCGCTCCCATCTGGACCGGGGCTGTGATGTGCTGCTGCTCAGCGGTGGCATGAGCGTTGATCCGGATGATGTCACCCGTCTGGGAATCCGTTCCGCCGGAGCTGGTGAGATGCACTATGGCGCTGCAGTGCTGCCCGGTGCCATGTTTTTGGTGGCTTATGTGGGAGATGTGCCGCTACTGGGAGTGCCGGCCTGCGGCCTGTTTCACCGTATCACCGTGCTGGATTTGGTGCTGCCGCGCATTTTGGCCGGTGAGAAAATCGGCAAAAAAGAGCTGGCGTTTCTGGGCCACGGAGGATTATGTCGTGATTGTACTGAATGCACTTATCCCCATTGCCCATTTGGCAAATGA
- a CDS encoding 4Fe-4S dicluster domain-containing protein, whose product MPKYAMVIDLQRCVGCGACSIACRNENNVSEGIYWSSKITETSGTFPNVRFHYLPTLCNHCSNAPCVTGCPTTAMHKLDNGITVHDPDKCIGCRYCMYNCPYEVIYFNWQAPHKFWRDPKPVIEGGTSSPKEMAQKVNNGNGTPYSNPARGKTLPENRPKGVVEKCTFCDHLIKVGEIPYCVEACPADARIFGDLEKPDSKVNRLLGKYKPYRRKERLGTEPNVYYIRSFNPAHYQRTKGGV is encoded by the coding sequence ATGCCTAAATATGCAATGGTAATAGATTTACAGCGATGTGTCGGGTGCGGGGCCTGCAGCATCGCCTGTCGAAATGAGAACAATGTGTCGGAGGGCATCTACTGGTCCAGCAAAATAACTGAGACTTCCGGCACGTTTCCGAATGTACGGTTTCACTATCTGCCAACGCTTTGCAACCACTGTTCAAACGCCCCGTGCGTAACGGGTTGCCCGACAACGGCCATGCACAAATTGGATAACGGCATCACCGTGCATGATCCCGACAAATGCATCGGTTGTCGGTACTGCATGTACAATTGCCCCTATGAGGTCATTTATTTCAACTGGCAGGCCCCCCACAAATTCTGGCGGGATCCCAAGCCGGTCATTGAAGGCGGCACCAGCTCCCCGAAAGAAATGGCCCAGAAGGTCAACAACGGAAACGGAACGCCCTATAGCAATCCGGCCAGGGGAAAAACCCTTCCAGAGAACAGACCCAAGGGCGTGGTTGAAAAGTGCACCTTTTGCGACCACCTAATCAAGGTGGGCGAAATTCCTTACTGTGTGGAGGCCTGTCCCGCCGATGCCCGGATATTTGGCGATCTGGAAAAGCCGGACAGCAAGGTGAACCGGCTGTTGGGGAAATATAAACCGTACCGTCGCAAAGAGCGGCTCGGCACCGAGCCGAACGTCTATTATATTCGCAGCTTTAATCCTGCACACTATCAGAGAACGAAAGGGGGGGTATAG
- a CDS encoding carboxymuconolactone decarboxylase family protein, protein MYLPKIYEKFSTKFPEVFKEFQQLGKTCRESGPLEKKYQDLANLGIAIGANSRGAVMSQTRKALESGASQDEIAHVVLLSLTTIGFPNMIAAMGWVNEVLEGA, encoded by the coding sequence ATGTATCTTCCCAAAATTTACGAAAAGTTCTCGACTAAATTTCCGGAAGTTTTCAAAGAATTTCAACAGTTGGGCAAGACCTGCCGCGAGTCCGGGCCGCTGGAGAAAAAATATCAGGATCTTGCCAATCTGGGTATTGCCATTGGCGCCAATTCCCGGGGGGCGGTGATGTCGCAGACCCGCAAGGCGCTGGAATCGGGTGCCAGCCAGGACGAAATCGCCCATGTGGTGCTATTGTCATTGACCACCATTGGTTTTCCAAACATGATTGCGGCCATGGGGTGGGTTAATGAAGTCTTAGAAGGCGCCTGA
- a CDS encoding molecular chaperone TorD family protein, which translates to MKAFRLLSDCYFIPEPGLSEKLENLESSMAEVCETAVQSVQNMRKEFKTGDRLESIRVDFAKLFVGPYKLLAAPYGSVYLDTERKMMGDSTLDVRSRYRDAGLDTSKNFKDAPDHISAELEFMYYLIFKEIEAFADSDTETAMGFIQQQKSFLEDHLMAWVPEFAENIIENAENPFYPNLAKATQSFLQVNYQVVC; encoded by the coding sequence ATGAAAGCGTTTAGGCTGTTGAGTGACTGTTATTTTATTCCTGAGCCGGGCCTATCTGAAAAATTGGAAAATCTTGAATCCAGTATGGCCGAAGTATGTGAAACTGCGGTTCAATCAGTCCAAAATATGCGAAAAGAATTTAAAACCGGTGATCGTCTCGAGTCGATAAGGGTTGATTTTGCTAAACTGTTTGTAGGCCCATATAAGCTGTTGGCTGCGCCTTACGGATCGGTGTATTTAGACACCGAAAGAAAAATGATGGGCGACTCGACACTGGATGTCAGAAGCAGATACCGCGACGCTGGATTGGACACGTCCAAAAATTTTAAAGATGCCCCCGACCACATCTCGGCTGAACTTGAATTCATGTATTATTTAATTTTTAAGGAAATCGAAGCCTTCGCCGACTCAGACACCGAAACAGCAATGGGTTTCATTCAGCAGCAGAAATCATTTCTGGAAGACCACCTCATGGCCTGGGTACCGGAATTTGCTGAAAACATTATCGAAAATGCTGAAAATCCGTTTTACCCGAATCTGGCAAAAGCAACCCAATCGTTTTTACAGGTAAATTATCAGGTGGTATGTTGA
- a CDS encoding helix-turn-helix transcriptional regulator yields the protein MNKNEFKKYRQRLGKTQKQMSELLGTSLKAIHSYEQGWRTVPVHVERQFYFLLFRSEQKAGGKKPCWTVKKCSAEQRRQCPAWEFGSGDLCWLINGTVCEGSVQKNWQEKMKICKSCQVFSSIL from the coding sequence ATGAATAAAAACGAATTTAAAAAATACCGCCAGCGACTGGGGAAAACCCAAAAACAGATGTCTGAACTTCTGGGCACATCACTGAAAGCCATTCACAGCTACGAGCAGGGTTGGCGAACGGTGCCGGTCCATGTCGAGCGGCAGTTCTATTTTCTGCTTTTCAGATCCGAACAAAAAGCCGGGGGTAAAAAACCCTGCTGGACGGTAAAAAAATGCTCCGCTGAGCAAAGGCGTCAGTGCCCCGCCTGGGAGTTTGGATCCGGGGATCTTTGCTGGCTCATAAATGGTACTGTTTGTGAGGGTTCGGTTCAAAAAAACTGGCAAGAAAAAATGAAAATTTGCAAATCGTGTCAGGTATTTAGCTCAATATTATAA
- a CDS encoding sigma 54-interacting transcriptional regulator, with protein sequence MKPLSLKSKLLLAVSLLVIGSGLLISILVSQRYSSSLFQSLSAQAENLAHTIELNATDKILTNDRVALQKMLDYKMRSNPMVAYLFIIRDNQVLAHTFGQGIPLELLDANDAVLDNYGHFQEIVSTEGENYLDIAWPIFSGKAGLLRLGVTEKFYRDQVFQLWLQMSGLTLAILLLALGGSLLFIKRITGPLAVLAKAAEKIDAGNLDVKVELHSQDEVGKLTAAFNHMVSGIKDYTQRLQEKTTELDRAHRQTRTSFTIAQEIGALTHLQDVCRYLIKELQGIVTCKDMCLLIFSSNRKNMFLQSETLSSTLDKTVSQKAAAYLSRTKKMEFLPIDPALTIFLPEPFQSAKQVVSFPLFHEEQLQGAMLIACPGNCACVIKELDIIDLILNQTAGAIRRSVIQEEEIRALRTRIEHSAEFSGIIGKDPQMQNIYRLIEDIAPTDATVLIQGESGTGKELVARAIHQQSPRKYKPFVVINCSAYPATLLESELFGHEKGAFTGAIRQKSGRFEQADGGTVFLDEIGEIAPSAQIKLLRVLQSQKFERIGGEETLKVNVRILAATNKDLIKEVTNGSFREDLFYRLNVIPIHLPPLRKRRNDIPLLARHFLSRFAVEQNKEIQDFSSEAMRLLLDYPWPGNVRELENSIEHTAVLAKRSSVDISDLPSAVRDAAPPVFSQTSGTIFENEKRLLLEVLEECDWNKKKAAIQLGISRSTLYEKIKKYQIHKPTIH encoded by the coding sequence ATGAAACCGCTCAGCTTAAAAAGCAAACTCCTTTTGGCGGTCTCGTTATTGGTCATCGGCAGCGGTTTGCTCATCTCAATACTCGTCTCCCAGCGGTACAGCAGCAGTCTGTTTCAGTCGTTGTCCGCCCAGGCTGAGAACTTGGCCCATACAATCGAGCTCAATGCCACCGACAAAATTTTGACCAACGACCGGGTCGCCCTGCAAAAAATGCTGGATTACAAGATGCGCAGCAATCCCATGGTTGCCTATCTGTTTATCATTCGCGACAACCAGGTTCTGGCGCATACCTTCGGCCAGGGTATTCCCCTGGAGCTGCTGGATGCCAATGATGCTGTCCTGGATAATTACGGCCATTTCCAAGAAATCGTTTCAACCGAGGGAGAAAATTATCTGGACATCGCCTGGCCCATATTTTCAGGCAAAGCCGGGCTGCTGCGCCTTGGGGTTACCGAGAAATTCTATCGGGACCAGGTATTTCAACTGTGGCTGCAGATGAGCGGGCTTACGCTGGCTATTCTTCTGTTGGCATTGGGTGGTAGCCTTCTGTTTATCAAGCGAATTACCGGCCCGCTGGCAGTGCTGGCCAAGGCAGCCGAAAAAATCGATGCGGGCAATCTGGATGTTAAGGTTGAATTGCACAGTCAGGACGAAGTCGGTAAATTGACCGCCGCCTTCAATCACATGGTTTCCGGTATCAAAGACTACACGCAGCGGCTTCAAGAAAAAACCACGGAACTCGACCGCGCTCACCGGCAAACACGCACCTCATTTACCATAGCCCAGGAGATCGGCGCCCTGACCCATCTGCAGGATGTGTGCCGCTATCTGATCAAAGAACTGCAGGGCATCGTGACCTGCAAAGATATGTGCCTTTTGATTTTCAGCAGCAACCGCAAAAATATGTTTCTGCAGTCTGAAACGCTATCCTCAACCCTGGATAAGACCGTCTCTCAAAAAGCTGCCGCGTATTTGTCTAGAACGAAAAAAATGGAATTTCTGCCCATCGATCCTGCCCTCACCATTTTTCTGCCGGAACCTTTTCAGTCCGCAAAACAGGTTGTCAGCTTCCCGCTCTTTCATGAAGAGCAACTGCAGGGCGCCATGCTGATCGCCTGCCCCGGAAACTGTGCCTGCGTTATCAAAGAACTGGATATTATCGATCTGATATTAAACCAGACGGCAGGGGCAATTCGGCGCTCGGTGATCCAGGAAGAAGAAATTCGGGCCCTGCGGACTCGCATCGAGCACAGCGCCGAATTCAGCGGGATTATCGGTAAAGACCCCCAGATGCAAAACATCTATCGTTTGATTGAAGATATCGCGCCCACCGATGCCACGGTTCTGATCCAGGGTGAGAGCGGAACCGGGAAAGAGCTGGTTGCCCGGGCCATTCATCAACAGAGCCCGCGAAAATACAAACCGTTTGTCGTGATTAATTGCTCCGCCTATCCGGCAACCCTGCTGGAAAGCGAGCTTTTCGGTCATGAAAAAGGCGCATTTACCGGCGCGATCCGCCAAAAATCCGGACGCTTCGAACAGGCAGATGGCGGCACGGTATTTTTAGATGAAATCGGAGAAATTGCCCCTTCAGCCCAGATAAAATTGTTGCGCGTACTGCAAAGCCAGAAATTTGAGCGTATCGGCGGCGAGGAAACGCTCAAGGTCAATGTCAGAATTCTGGCCGCAACCAATAAGGACCTGATAAAGGAAGTGACAAACGGCAGCTTCAGGGAGGACCTTTTCTATCGTCTGAATGTGATTCCGATCCACCTGCCCCCTTTAAGAAAACGTCGTAACGATATTCCGCTGCTGGCGCGTCATTTTTTGAGCCGTTTTGCAGTTGAGCAGAATAAAGAGATTCAGGATTTCAGCTCGGAGGCCATGCGTCTGCTCCTGGATTACCCCTGGCCGGGTAATGTGCGCGAACTGGAAAATAGCATCGAGCATACAGCCGTTTTAGCCAAACGGAGCAGTGTTGACATATCAGATCTGCCCTCTGCGGTTCGCGATGCCGCTCCACCCGTTTTTTCACAAACTTCAGGGACGATCTTTGAAAATGAGAAGCGATTGCTGCTGGAAGTTCTGGAAGAGTGCGATTGGAACAAAAAAAAGGCCGCCATACAGCTGGGAATCAGCCGCAGCACGCTGTATGAAAAAATCAAAAAATATCAGATTCACAAACCCACAATTCATTAG
- the nrfD gene encoding polysulfide reductase NrfD, giving the protein MKTIKIQLWYGLLLLGILLGLLTAYRVLIGTGFVLYAKTDILVWTMPIAAYVFFSLTSTGLAFVSSIPVVFGIKRYQPLEKRTAFLEIAVLMASFTCLFLHLGSPWNAVYYLISPNFASPLWWLGMLYGLYLVVLLLSFSKMHKAGVSKGLGVFTFIVAIATSTALGWLFGLPDARPAYNANFLAMYLPLTGFASALAAVLLFSLAYHHFAKIPLSEGDKNLYDDLSKLFGVVTILTLVFFIWRTIVGGASATAVEFAGFRHMLSSGWYHLALWVGLVIPLVLIAMPAVRQATWGKVTAAVLFLVGMFAGRLEMVLSGLVMPTGPKAEGQPPFASYWPTIWEVFVFVSALAVLLFVYTLGERNLKLSDVPE; this is encoded by the coding sequence ATGAAAACCATTAAAATCCAATTGTGGTATGGCCTGCTTTTGCTGGGAATCCTGCTGGGTCTGCTCACAGCCTACAGAGTGTTAATTGGCACCGGTTTTGTCCTGTACGCCAAGACAGATATACTGGTTTGGACCATGCCCATCGCAGCCTATGTGTTTTTTTCGCTGACTAGCACCGGGCTGGCCTTTGTCTCGTCCATTCCCGTCGTATTTGGTATCAAACGCTACCAGCCCCTTGAAAAACGCACGGCATTTCTGGAAATTGCCGTGTTGATGGCTTCTTTTACCTGTTTGTTTTTACATCTCGGATCGCCGTGGAACGCTGTCTATTATTTAATTTCGCCAAACTTTGCCTCACCCCTCTGGTGGCTGGGTATGCTCTACGGGCTTTATTTGGTTGTGCTGCTCTTATCATTTAGCAAAATGCATAAAGCCGGTGTCAGCAAAGGGCTTGGTGTATTCACCTTCATCGTCGCAATTGCCACCTCCACTGCACTGGGCTGGCTCTTTGGGCTTCCGGATGCAAGGCCGGCGTACAACGCAAACTTTTTGGCCATGTATCTTCCGCTGACCGGATTCGCCAGCGCACTGGCAGCCGTGCTGTTATTCAGCCTGGCCTACCATCATTTTGCGAAAATCCCCTTGAGCGAAGGAGACAAAAACCTTTACGATGACCTTAGCAAGCTCTTTGGCGTTGTTACGATTTTGACGTTAGTCTTTTTCATCTGGCGAACAATCGTTGGCGGCGCGTCAGCCACAGCAGTCGAGTTTGCAGGTTTTCGCCATATGTTGAGCTCGGGTTGGTACCACCTGGCATTATGGGTTGGATTGGTCATCCCGCTTGTGCTGATTGCCATGCCGGCAGTGCGACAAGCCACCTGGGGAAAAGTTACTGCCGCTGTTTTGTTTCTAGTCGGTATGTTTGCCGGCCGACTGGAAATGGTGCTCAGCGGCCTGGTGATGCCCACGGGTCCCAAGGCCGAAGGACAACCCCCGTTTGCCAGTTACTGGCCCACGATCTGGGAGGTGTTTGTTTTTGTGTCGGCACTGGCCGTTTTGCTGTTCGTATACACCCTGGGAGAACGCAACCTGAAATTGTCAGACGTACCGGAGTAG
- the phnD gene encoding phosphate/phosphite/phosphonate ABC transporter substrate-binding protein — MGTIKYRSIFKKNLFIFSLAIFVALVWLYACGSETDIRVVDFSKTVVVEKPATQSPQNNHLKVAVAAMISPKETFVYYRQLLDYIGRHLGRDVHFIQRKTYGEINELLGKGQIDIAFICSGPYVVGKEKFGFELLATPEVQKSHFYQSYLIVNKTSQLRNIEDLRGTVFAFTDPDSNTGKLVPTYWISQLGERPETFFSKTIYTYSHDNSIMAVAKSLVDGAAVDSLIWEYYHRKNPVFTSKTRIIRKSEPYGIPPIVASPFLAPELKNRIRQVLFSMHQDANGQKILAELMIDRFTPTRDQWYDSIRHMELKIASLEN, encoded by the coding sequence ATGGGCACCATCAAATATAGATCCATTTTTAAAAAAAACCTTTTCATATTCAGTCTCGCTATATTTGTGGCTCTAGTTTGGCTGTATGCCTGCGGCTCAGAAACCGATATCCGGGTCGTTGATTTTTCCAAAACCGTGGTGGTCGAAAAGCCCGCAACACAGTCACCGCAAAATAATCATCTAAAAGTTGCGGTGGCGGCTATGATTTCACCAAAGGAAACGTTTGTCTATTACCGGCAACTTTTAGACTATATTGGGCGTCATCTCGGTAGAGACGTGCACTTTATTCAACGCAAAACCTACGGTGAAATAAATGAATTGTTGGGTAAGGGTCAGATAGATATCGCATTTATCTGTTCAGGGCCTTATGTGGTCGGAAAGGAAAAATTTGGATTTGAATTATTGGCCACCCCGGAAGTTCAAAAGAGCCATTTTTATCAATCCTATCTGATTGTTAATAAAACCAGCCAACTTCGCAATATTGAAGATCTCAGGGGAACGGTTTTCGCGTTTACCGATCCGGACTCCAATACCGGCAAACTGGTGCCCACCTATTGGATCAGTCAGTTGGGAGAGCGCCCCGAAACGTTTTTTAGCAAAACGATCTATACGTACAGTCACGACAACTCGATTATGGCCGTGGCCAAATCCCTGGTGGACGGCGCTGCTGTTGACAGCCTGATATGGGAATATTACCACCGAAAAAACCCGGTTTTCACCTCTAAAACCCGTATCATCCGCAAATCAGAGCCGTATGGCATTCCGCCCATCGTCGCCTCGCCCTTTTTGGCGCCAGAATTAAAAAATCGCATTCGCCAGGTGCTTTTTTCCATGCATCAGGATGCAAATGGGCAAAAAATTCTGGCAGAATTGATGATCGATCGTTTTACCCCTACCCGGGACCAATGGTACGACAGTATCCGCCATATGGAGCTGAAAATCGCTTCCTTGGAGAATTAA
- a CDS encoding molybdopterin-dependent oxidoreductase, which translates to MKPNKKEGMLKDFLNDFRMSRRSFMKKASAATGGAIALGATVKPTLRSLAEASENTGGGVGEWKAATCQGCTSWCSKQVYVVDGRAVKVRGNPNSKVNGEASCPRVHLALQQVYDPDRIKTPMKRTNPQKGRNEDPKFVPISWDEALDAIADKIMELRKNNETHKYMLMRGRYSYMRDVLYDRMTKVIGSPNNISHSAICAEAEKFGPYYTEGYWGYRQYDVKRARYILLWGADPLAANRQVSYYSAVWGDAVDSATIAIAEPRLSATAAKADEWLPLKPGTDGALAVAIAHVLLTEGLWYKDFVGDFFDGDNRFIAGQELDPELFEEKHTNGIVQWWNLELKDKTPEWAAKITDLPVEQIKRVAIGYGQAAPHAISWLGGGPCMQVRGGYAAMAVHALNGLVGAVDNVGGTQITNKEYTSKFPKPDDFMDEIAKKGKKHKKIDQRGRLEFPALNKGKSGKGVVTNNAADGILNEDPNDIKVAIGYMNNFTFSCPQPERWERALAKIPFLVHITTNASEFSWFADILLPDTHHMFEKWGYVKAHGNGYRHVTLMQPIIEPTGDYKIDETEIPWLLAEKLNEKGFSNLLDHYKTYKDPETGKAPTNEKEFALYSLKYATQNLWDPAKYKGGDKFNGWEDFLKAGVWNSNPYPYRKRWSNMKTKTKKFEFYSETLKAALEKHAEKHNTTVDHVLEVCNYLARGEMAFVPHYEEAFIAGDEKDFPFIHVDYKSRLNREGRSANCTWYYDFKDLDPGDVPWEDVAKINPRDAKPLGIKNGDKVKLTSPTGSLTCTASLWEGVRPGTIAKCYGQGHWAYGRVASKVFGKVPRGGSSNDLIPAQYDRLSGSTAFYATTRIKIEKV; encoded by the coding sequence ATGAAACCAAACAAAAAAGAAGGCATGCTGAAAGATTTTCTGAATGATTTCAGAATGTCGCGAAGATCTTTCATGAAAAAAGCCTCAGCCGCCACCGGGGGCGCTATTGCCCTCGGCGCAACCGTAAAACCCACATTGCGGTCGCTGGCAGAAGCCAGCGAGAACACCGGCGGTGGAGTTGGCGAATGGAAAGCAGCCACCTGCCAGGGATGTACCTCCTGGTGCTCCAAACAGGTGTATGTCGTCGACGGGCGGGCGGTAAAGGTTCGGGGCAATCCGAATTCAAAGGTCAATGGAGAGGCGAGTTGTCCGCGAGTCCATCTTGCCCTGCAGCAGGTATATGACCCGGATCGGATCAAAACCCCGATGAAACGGACCAACCCCCAAAAAGGACGCAACGAAGATCCGAAATTTGTGCCCATTTCCTGGGATGAAGCCCTGGACGCGATCGCCGATAAGATCATGGAGCTTAGAAAGAACAATGAAACTCACAAGTATATGCTCATGCGCGGTCGTTATTCGTACATGCGTGATGTCCTCTATGATCGCATGACCAAAGTTATCGGTTCACCCAACAACATCTCCCACAGTGCGATCTGTGCGGAAGCGGAAAAATTCGGACCATATTATACAGAGGGTTACTGGGGATACCGACAGTATGATGTTAAAAGGGCCCGGTATATTCTTTTGTGGGGCGCGGACCCCCTGGCGGCCAACCGGCAGGTCTCGTATTACTCCGCGGTTTGGGGAGATGCGGTTGACTCGGCCACAATTGCCATCGCCGAGCCCCGGCTTTCAGCCACGGCCGCCAAAGCCGATGAATGGCTGCCGCTCAAACCCGGTACCGACGGCGCCCTGGCGGTTGCCATCGCGCATGTGCTGCTTACCGAGGGGCTCTGGTACAAAGATTTTGTCGGCGATTTTTTTGATGGTGACAACCGCTTTATAGCCGGCCAAGAACTCGATCCGGAACTCTTCGAAGAAAAACACACCAACGGTATTGTCCAATGGTGGAACCTGGAGCTCAAAGACAAAACACCGGAGTGGGCCGCCAAAATAACCGACCTGCCGGTCGAGCAGATCAAACGGGTGGCCATCGGTTACGGCCAGGCGGCCCCGCATGCCATTTCGTGGCTCGGTGGCGGTCCCTGCATGCAGGTGCGCGGCGGATATGCCGCCATGGCGGTGCATGCCTTAAACGGACTCGTCGGGGCGGTGGACAACGTCGGCGGTACCCAAATAACCAACAAAGAATATACCTCGAAATTTCCGAAACCCGATGATTTTATGGATGAGATCGCCAAAAAGGGTAAAAAGCATAAAAAAATCGACCAGCGCGGCCGGTTGGAGTTTCCCGCGTTGAACAAAGGAAAATCAGGCAAAGGCGTGGTCACCAACAATGCGGCCGACGGCATCCTAAATGAGGATCCCAATGATATCAAAGTGGCCATCGGATACATGAACAACTTTACGTTCTCCTGCCCGCAGCCGGAGCGCTGGGAGCGTGCCCTGGCCAAGATACCGTTTCTGGTGCACATCACCACCAACGCCTCCGAGTTTTCCTGGTTTGCCGATATCCTGCTGCCCGATACCCATCACATGTTCGAAAAATGGGGCTATGTCAAGGCACACGGGAACGGATACCGGCACGTAACGCTTATGCAGCCGATCATCGAGCCGACCGGCGATTATAAGATCGATGAGACCGAAATTCCCTGGCTCCTCGCCGAAAAGTTAAATGAAAAAGGATTCAGTAATCTGCTCGATCACTACAAAACCTACAAAGATCCGGAAACGGGCAAAGCCCCGACCAACGAGAAAGAATTTGCGCTCTATTCCCTTAAATATGCCACCCAGAATCTGTGGGATCCGGCCAAATACAAAGGGGGTGACAAATTCAACGGCTGGGAGGATTTTCTCAAAGCCGGCGTCTGGAATTCTAATCCCTATCCGTATCGCAAGCGCTGGAGCAACATGAAAACCAAAACCAAAAAGTTTGAATTTTACAGTGAAACGTTGAAGGCTGCTCTGGAGAAGCATGCGGAAAAGCATAACACCACCGTCGACCATGTTCTGGAAGTTTGCAACTATCTGGCGCGGGGTGAAATGGCGTTTGTGCCGCATTATGAAGAAGCATTTATTGCCGGAGATGAAAAAGATTTTCCATTCATCCATGTGGATTACAAATCTAGGCTCAACCGCGAGGGCCGTTCGGCCAACTGCACCTGGTATTATGATTTTAAGGATCTAGATCCCGGTGATGTGCCCTGGGAAGATGTGGCCAAGATCAACCCCAGAGACGCCAAGCCGCTTGGCATCAAAAATGGCGATAAAGTCAAGCTGACATCTCCAACCGGAAGCCTGACCTGTACGGCAAGTTTATGGGAAGGCGTCCGGCCCGGAACGATTGCCAAGTGTTACGGCCAGGGCCACTGGGCCTATGGGCGGGTGGCGTCCAAAGTATTCGGCAAAGTGCCCCGGGGTGGCAGCAGCAACGACCTCATCCCGGCTCAATACGATCGCTTGAGTGGGAGCACGGCGTTTTATGCGACCACACGAATTAAAATCGAAAAAGTTTAG
- a CDS encoding FmdE family protein has product MRKDETNMEPFEVLLESSADTHGHLCPGQVVGVRLAMLGCRLIGLTEPRRRDQIKKLIIYVEMDRCTADAVAHVTGVKLGRRSLKFMDYGIMAATFVNLETGKAFRVVSTEEARDLAAAYAPEISEKYLQQLAAYKRMPDGVLFRVQQVKVKIDDCDLPGPTRFKASCSRCGQVVRDQREVIENDQVLCKPCAQKCYFTDAREITWPDMNWKPESDVTQIRKTAMTTKTISGGDKPRPYLGQNHEM; this is encoded by the coding sequence ATGAGAAAGGACGAGACCAACATGGAGCCTTTTGAGGTATTGCTAGAAAGCTCCGCCGACACTCACGGGCACCTCTGCCCGGGGCAGGTGGTCGGTGTGCGATTGGCCATGCTGGGCTGTCGGTTGATCGGCCTCACTGAGCCCAGACGCCGGGATCAGATTAAGAAACTGATCATCTATGTGGAGATGGACCGCTGCACCGCTGATGCGGTGGCGCATGTCACCGGTGTTAAATTGGGGCGGCGTTCACTGAAATTTATGGACTACGGTATTATGGCGGCCACTTTTGTCAACCTGGAAACCGGCAAAGCCTTTCGGGTGGTCTCCACCGAAGAAGCCCGCGACCTGGCCGCTGCCTACGCACCTGAGATCTCGGAAAAATACCTGCAGCAGCTGGCAGCCTACAAACGGATGCCGGATGGCGTACTTTTTCGCGTCCAGCAGGTCAAGGTGAAAATAGATGACTGTGACTTGCCCGGGCCTACTCGCTTCAAGGCTTCCTGCAGCCGCTGCGGCCAGGTTGTGCGCGATCAGCGCGAGGTCATTGAAAATGACCAGGTGCTTTGCAAACCTTGTGCACAGAAATGTTATTTTACAGATGCCCGGGAGATCACCTGGCCGGATATGAATTGGAAACCGGAAAGCGACGTTACACAAATCCGCAAAACTGCGATGACGACCAAAACGATTTCGGGCGGGGATAAACCCCGCCCCTACCTTGGTCAAAATCACGAAATGTAG